The following proteins come from a genomic window of Nitrospira sp.:
- a CDS encoding putative kinase has protein sequence MSPSRRPRVHVLAGVNGAGKSSIGGAAVRQYGGTYFNPDEAAHTLREKNSALAQADANGAAWRQGVRLLKRAIEKRLDFAFETTLGGNTITSLLVQAAEQGIEVRVWYVGLSNPELHIARVQARVRRGGHDIPAHDIHRRYEHSRLNLIALLPFLTTLRMYDNSADANPSAGRTPKLKLVLHMEHGKILGPPDLTSTPSWAKPIVAAALKLHQS, from the coding sequence ATGAGCCCTTCTCGGCGGCCACGTGTTCATGTGCTGGCCGGCGTCAATGGGGCGGGAAAGAGCAGCATCGGCGGCGCGGCCGTCCGTCAATACGGGGGCACGTATTTCAACCCGGACGAGGCGGCCCACACCCTCAGAGAGAAAAACTCTGCTCTAGCACAGGCAGACGCCAACGGCGCAGCCTGGCGCCAGGGTGTGAGGCTGTTGAAGCGGGCGATTGAAAAGCGCCTGGATTTTGCCTTCGAGACTACCCTCGGCGGGAATACCATCACAAGCCTCCTTGTGCAAGCAGCCGAACAGGGCATCGAAGTGCGCGTCTGGTACGTGGGACTGTCCAATCCGGAATTGCACATCGCACGCGTCCAAGCCCGAGTCCGACGAGGCGGGCACGACATCCCTGCGCACGACATCCATCGGCGCTATGAACATAGCCGCCTCAACCTCATCGCGTTGCTTCCATTCCTCACGACCCTGCGCATGTACGACAACAGCGCGGACGCGAACCCCTCAGCAGGCCGAACACCGAAGCTGAAACTGGTGCTGCACATGGAACATGGAAAAATTCTCGGTCCGCCGGACTTGACGTCTACGCCGAGCTGGGCCAAACCGATCGTCGCCGCGGCGCTCAAGCTGCATCAATCATAA
- a CDS encoding ATP-dependent DNA helicase encodes MEREIKTYVLKRPAEDAAPRTLSINYAAALNPQQLAAVTAGDGPSLVIAGAGSGKTRTLVYRVAYLIDSGVDPSNILLLTFTRKSAQEMLERAGDLIGASSHRVCGGTFHSVANLLLRRHGRSIGIEPGFTILDRGDAEDLIALLRSQLGLNEKDKRFPRKGTIMEMISKSENTLRNLDEIILEEFSHFADHSEDLGRLHKAYQAAKRHKQLLDYDDLLVMLRQLLSLDEAARVNISRQYRYILVDEYQDTNRLQAEVIRQLATTHQNVMVVGDDSQSIYAFRGATFKNIIEFPLLFPGTTVYKLEENYRSTQPILNLANCIIEEATEKYTKRLFTRKIDGPLPALVEAAGENAQSRFIAQKILELREEGVPLSEVAVLFRSSFHSFDLEIELSRKGLPFLKRGGVKFIETAHVKDLLAHVRVVANPLDTVSWHRVLLLVEGVGPKKAQDLLAAIVKSGRPFDVLRGVSGRSGQGLKHLADTLENLAGSDDPQPVEQVNHIYEYYLPILKEQYDDYPKRTRDLDHLHTIAEGYKNIDEFLADLALEPPDGSAVDVEAPDRDDERLVLSTIHSAKGLEWQCVFVIWVVDGRFPSAYSFLTDDELEEERRLFYVAVTRAKRHLFLTYPINVYDKTSGMLLSKPSRFLDHVSSDLLDTLALVEEGEREDWGMARDPYY; translated from the coding sequence ATGGAACGAGAAATTAAAACCTATGTGTTGAAGCGGCCTGCTGAGGATGCCGCTCCCCGCACGTTGTCCATCAATTATGCTGCCGCGCTGAATCCTCAGCAACTAGCGGCGGTGACGGCGGGCGACGGTCCCTCGTTAGTCATCGCAGGAGCCGGAAGCGGCAAAACCCGCACGTTGGTCTATCGCGTAGCCTATTTGATCGATTCCGGGGTGGATCCCTCCAATATTCTCTTGCTTACGTTCACGCGCAAGTCCGCGCAGGAGATGTTGGAACGGGCCGGCGATCTGATCGGGGCGAGTAGTCATCGGGTGTGTGGAGGGACGTTCCACTCGGTGGCGAATCTCCTGTTGCGCCGGCATGGCCGATCGATCGGCATCGAGCCTGGATTCACGATTCTGGATCGTGGCGATGCGGAGGATCTCATCGCGCTGCTGCGGTCGCAGCTGGGGCTTAATGAAAAGGACAAGCGATTTCCCCGCAAGGGGACGATCATGGAAATGATCAGCAAGAGCGAGAACACGCTGCGCAATCTCGACGAGATCATTCTGGAAGAGTTCAGTCATTTTGCGGATCATTCGGAAGATCTCGGGCGGCTGCACAAAGCCTATCAAGCGGCGAAGCGCCACAAACAACTCTTGGACTACGACGACCTGCTGGTGATGCTGCGGCAATTGCTGTCGCTTGACGAAGCGGCCCGCGTGAACATCTCCCGTCAGTATCGCTACATCCTCGTCGATGAGTATCAAGACACGAATCGGTTGCAGGCTGAGGTCATCCGGCAATTGGCGACGACGCATCAGAACGTGATGGTGGTCGGGGATGATTCACAGTCCATCTATGCGTTCCGAGGCGCGACCTTTAAGAACATCATAGAGTTCCCGCTGCTGTTCCCGGGCACAACGGTGTATAAGCTCGAAGAAAACTATCGCAGCACCCAGCCGATTTTGAATCTCGCCAACTGCATTATCGAGGAAGCAACCGAGAAGTATACGAAGCGCCTCTTTACGAGAAAGATCGACGGACCGCTGCCTGCATTAGTAGAAGCGGCGGGAGAAAATGCACAATCGCGATTCATCGCGCAGAAGATTCTTGAGCTTCGGGAAGAGGGCGTGCCGCTCAGTGAAGTGGCGGTGCTGTTCCGCTCAAGTTTCCATTCTTTTGACCTGGAAATCGAGCTCTCTCGGAAAGGGTTGCCCTTTCTCAAACGGGGCGGGGTAAAGTTTATCGAAACAGCTCACGTCAAGGATCTGCTGGCGCATGTGCGAGTCGTCGCGAACCCTCTTGATACGGTCAGCTGGCATCGCGTGTTGCTGTTGGTGGAAGGGGTGGGGCCGAAGAAAGCCCAGGACTTACTCGCCGCGATCGTGAAATCCGGACGACCATTCGACGTGCTGCGCGGGGTGAGCGGCCGTTCCGGGCAAGGGCTCAAGCACTTGGCCGATACGCTGGAGAATCTGGCCGGGTCGGACGATCCGCAGCCGGTCGAACAGGTCAATCACATCTACGAGTATTATCTCCCGATTCTGAAGGAGCAGTACGACGATTATCCGAAGCGTACCAGAGATCTGGACCATCTCCATACGATCGCCGAAGGGTATAAGAACATCGACGAGTTTTTGGCCGACTTGGCGCTGGAACCGCCGGACGGCAGCGCGGTGGATGTGGAAGCGCCTGATCGTGATGATGAACGACTGGTGCTCTCGACGATCCATTCCGCGAAGGGGCTGGAGTGGCAGTGCGTATTTGTCATCTGGGTGGTCGATGGCAGGTTCCCATCAGCCTATTCCTTTCTCACCGATGATGAATTGGAAGAAGAACGGCGACTCTTCTACGTGGCCGTCACCCGAGCCAAGAGACATTTGTTTTTGACGTATCCTATCAATGTGTACGACAAGACCAGCGGGATGTTGCTTTCGAAACCCTCACGGTTCCTTGATCATGTGTCCTCGGACCTTCTCGACACGCTTGCACTCGTCGAGGAAGGTGAGCGTGAGGACTGGGGAATGGCGCGAGATCCCTATTATTGA
- a CDS encoding Translation elongation factor Tu produces MAKAKYERKKPHVNIGTIGHVDHGKTTLTAALTKVCADKGMAKFVSYDEVAKASESQGRRDATKIMTIAISHVEYETDQRHYAHVDCPGHADYVKNMITGAAQMDGAILVVSAADGPMPQTREHILLARQVGVPYIVVFLNKADKVDDKELLELVELEVRELLTKYGFPGDKTPIIQGSALKAMEGDSGPLGVPAIMKLLEAVDTYIPTPQRPIDKPFLMPIEDVFTISGRGTVVTGRCERGIVKVGDEIEIVGLRPTQSTVVTGVEMFRKVLDEGQAGDNIGVLLRGTKKEDVERGMVLSKPKTITPHTKFKAEIYVLTKEEGGRHTPFFNGYRPQFYFRTTDVTGVVQLNPGVEMVMPGDNVSVTAELISPIAMDQGLRFAVREGGKTVGSGVVTEILA; encoded by the coding sequence ATGGCGAAGGCGAAATACGAGCGGAAGAAGCCGCACGTGAACATCGGGACGATCGGGCACGTGGACCATGGGAAGACGACGTTGACGGCGGCGTTGACGAAAGTGTGTGCCGACAAAGGGATGGCGAAGTTCGTGAGCTACGACGAAGTGGCGAAGGCGAGCGAGAGCCAGGGGCGTCGGGATGCGACGAAGATCATGACCATCGCCATCAGTCATGTGGAGTATGAGACGGACCAGCGGCATTATGCCCACGTCGATTGCCCGGGGCACGCCGACTACGTGAAGAACATGATCACCGGGGCGGCGCAGATGGACGGGGCGATTCTGGTGGTGAGTGCGGCGGACGGGCCCATGCCGCAGACGCGCGAGCACATTCTCTTGGCGCGGCAAGTGGGCGTGCCCTACATCGTCGTGTTCTTGAACAAGGCCGACAAAGTCGATGACAAAGAGCTGTTGGAGTTGGTGGAGTTGGAAGTGCGGGAGCTGCTCACGAAGTACGGGTTTCCGGGGGACAAGACGCCGATCATTCAGGGGAGTGCGCTCAAGGCGATGGAGGGCGATAGCGGCCCATTGGGGGTGCCGGCCATCATGAAGCTGTTGGAGGCGGTGGATACGTACATTCCGACGCCGCAGCGGCCGATCGACAAGCCGTTTCTCATGCCGATCGAAGACGTGTTTACCATCAGCGGGCGCGGGACGGTGGTGACGGGGCGCTGTGAGCGGGGCATTGTGAAAGTGGGCGATGAGATCGAGATCGTGGGCTTGCGGCCCACGCAGAGCACGGTCGTGACAGGGGTCGAGATGTTCCGCAAAGTGCTCGATGAGGGGCAGGCGGGGGACAACATCGGCGTCTTGTTGCGGGGCACGAAGAAAGAAGACGTGGAGCGGGGGATGGTGTTGTCGAAGCCCAAGACGATCACGCCGCATACGAAGTTCAAGGCGGAGATCTATGTGTTGACGAAGGAAGAAGGGGGGCGGCATACGCCGTTCTTCAACGGGTATCGGCCGCAGTTCTACTTCCGGACGACGGATGTGACGGGGGTGGTGCAGCTCAATCCGGGGGTCGAGATGGTGATGCCGGGCGACAATGTCAGTGTGACGGCGGAGTTGATCAGTCCGATCGCGATGGATCAGGGGTTGCGGTTTGCGGTGCGGGAAGGCGGCAAGACGGTGGGCTCGGGCGTCGTCACGGAAATTCTGGCGTAG
- a CDS encoding LSU ribosomal protein L33p, with translation MREIIDMACTLCKQRNYSSMKNKKNDPDRLERNKFCKFCRKHTPHKEVK, from the coding sequence ATGCGCGAAATCATCGACATGGCTTGTACGCTCTGCAAACAGCGGAATTACTCGTCCATGAAAAACAAGAAAAACGATCCGGATCGGTTGGAACGAAACAAATTCTGTAAGTTCTGCCGAAAGCACACGCCTCATAAGGAAGTGAAATAG
- a CDS encoding Protein translocase subunit SecE: MFKRMTESIRQFVTDVRAELKKVSFPSRAETIGSTTVVIVFCILMSLYLSVIDSFLSWLVGKFI; this comes from the coding sequence ATGTTTAAGCGTATGACAGAATCGATTCGGCAGTTCGTGACGGACGTGCGGGCAGAGCTGAAAAAAGTTTCGTTTCCGAGTCGTGCGGAAACCATCGGCTCCACGACGGTGGTCATCGTGTTCTGCATCCTGATGTCGCTGTATTTGTCCGTGATTGACTCGTTCCTTTCCTGGTTGGTCGGCAAATTCATCTAA
- a CDS encoding Transcription antitermination protein NusG produces the protein MTKNWYVIHTYAGFEGRVKTSLMERANQMGLVEKVGQVLVPTEDVIEIKDGKRRTSRRKFFPGYVLVELESPLGDETLQMIKETPKVTGFVGGGTVPTPLTNEEVESLLKQVDAGQAEPREQVKFIKGDNVRIIDGPFLGFNGVVDEVDQDHSRLKVMVSIFGRSTPVELGFLQVERI, from the coding sequence ATGACAAAGAACTGGTACGTCATCCATACGTACGCTGGTTTTGAGGGGCGAGTGAAGACCAGCCTCATGGAGCGCGCAAATCAAATGGGGCTTGTCGAAAAGGTCGGGCAGGTGCTCGTTCCGACAGAAGATGTGATCGAAATTAAAGACGGGAAGCGACGGACGTCTCGACGGAAGTTTTTCCCGGGCTACGTCCTCGTGGAGTTGGAATCGCCCTTGGGGGATGAGACCTTGCAGATGATCAAGGAGACGCCGAAAGTGACGGGATTTGTCGGAGGAGGCACAGTTCCGACTCCGCTGACGAATGAGGAAGTGGAGTCCTTGCTCAAGCAGGTCGATGCGGGTCAGGCCGAACCACGGGAGCAGGTCAAATTTATTAAAGGCGACAATGTTCGTATTATCGATGGTCCTTTCCTTGGGTTCAACGGCGTCGTCGACGAAGTGGATCAGGACCATAGCCGGTTGAAGGTGATGGTGAGCATCTTCGGCCGATCGACCCCGGTTGAATTAGGATTCTTACAGGTTGAACGGATTTAA
- a CDS encoding LSU ribosomal protein L11p (L12e), which translates to MAKEISAQIKLQIPAGKANPAPPVGPSLGQHGVNIMEFCKQFNAKTQKDGDSIIPVIITVYKDRTFSFIMKTPPASDLLKKAAGIIKGSGVPQKDKVGKITRQQLNEIARKKMADLNAADVEGATKIIEGTARSMGVVIQG; encoded by the coding sequence ATGGCGAAAGAGATTTCGGCACAGATCAAGTTGCAAATTCCGGCCGGCAAGGCCAACCCGGCTCCTCCTGTCGGTCCTTCCTTGGGTCAGCATGGGGTCAATATTATGGAGTTTTGCAAGCAGTTCAATGCCAAGACCCAAAAGGATGGGGACAGCATCATCCCCGTCATCATTACGGTCTACAAGGACCGTACCTTCAGCTTCATCATGAAGACGCCCCCGGCTTCGGATCTCCTGAAGAAGGCCGCGGGGATCATCAAAGGATCCGGTGTGCCGCAGAAGGATAAAGTGGGAAAAATCACCAGACAGCAGTTGAACGAAATCGCGCGGAAGAAGATGGCCGATTTGAACGCGGCAGATGTGGAAGGGGCGACCAAAATTATCGAGGGGACCGCACGGAGTATGGGGGTCGTCATTCAAGGCTAA
- a CDS encoding LSU ribosomal protein L1p (L10Ae): MGKKMNGAVKNVESRVYGLREAVETVKRAAYAKFDESVDLALRLGIDPKRSDQLVRGTASLPHGTGKKVRVLVFAKGEKEQEARQAGADYVGADDLMEKIKGGWMDFDCAISTPDLMASVGKLGKVLGPRGLMPNPKTGTVTFEVGKAVADIRKGRVEFKVEKAGIVHVPVGKVSFDPTKLYDNASAIIESVIKAKPASCKGRYLKSATIASTMGPGVKLDTVALTKQWS; this comes from the coding sequence ATGGGAAAGAAAATGAATGGGGCGGTCAAGAATGTCGAGTCGCGCGTCTATGGATTGCGTGAGGCCGTTGAAACCGTGAAGCGAGCGGCCTATGCGAAGTTTGACGAGTCGGTCGATCTCGCGCTCAGGCTGGGAATCGATCCGAAGCGCTCGGATCAATTGGTTCGGGGGACGGCTTCGCTCCCCCACGGAACGGGGAAAAAGGTTCGTGTCTTGGTGTTTGCCAAGGGCGAAAAGGAGCAGGAGGCGCGGCAAGCGGGGGCCGACTATGTCGGGGCCGACGACTTGATGGAAAAAATCAAGGGCGGCTGGATGGATTTCGATTGCGCGATTTCCACGCCGGACCTTATGGCCTCCGTCGGGAAACTCGGTAAGGTGCTTGGGCCTCGCGGGCTGATGCCGAATCCCAAAACCGGCACCGTGACCTTCGAAGTCGGAAAAGCGGTTGCCGACATCCGAAAAGGACGCGTCGAGTTCAAGGTCGAGAAGGCCGGTATCGTGCACGTGCCGGTCGGAAAAGTATCCTTCGATCCCACGAAGCTGTACGACAATGCATCGGCCATCATTGAATCCGTCATCAAGGCGAAGCCGGCCTCATGCAAGGGACGTTATCTGAAGAGCGCCACCATCGCGAGCACGATGGGGCCCGGAGTGAAATTGGATACCGTTGCGCTGACAAAGCAGTGGAGTTGA
- a CDS encoding LSU ribosomal protein L7p/L12p (P1/P2): MKKEEKVTAVAELTEKFGRARLAILTECVGLPVNQVTELRKQLRGAKAEYRIVKNTLAARAAEGTILAGLKAHLKGPTGVIIGYDDPVLPTKVLKDFIGAEKREEKIRMTAGVLEGKILQPAELAAVANLPKKEVLVAMLLSAMQGPIRGVVYTLSAVLSKFVRVIAAIQDKRKGEGDMPATEGKLSQEELIKAIESMSVLDLAELVKGLEARFGVTAAAPVAVAAAPAAGGGAAAPAEEKTAFDVVLASAPADKKIQIIKVVRELTSLGLKEAKDLVEGAPKPVKTGVAKEEADTMKKKLEESGAKVEIK, encoded by the coding sequence ATGAAGAAGGAAGAGAAGGTTACGGCAGTGGCCGAGTTGACCGAAAAGTTCGGTCGCGCACGGTTGGCCATTCTGACGGAATGTGTCGGGCTTCCGGTCAACCAGGTCACCGAGTTGCGCAAGCAGCTCCGCGGAGCAAAGGCAGAATATCGAATCGTGAAAAACACACTCGCCGCGCGTGCCGCGGAGGGGACGATATTGGCCGGACTCAAGGCGCATCTCAAGGGTCCGACCGGGGTGATCATCGGCTATGACGACCCGGTGTTGCCGACAAAGGTGCTGAAGGATTTCATCGGCGCGGAGAAGCGCGAGGAGAAGATTCGGATGACGGCCGGGGTGCTGGAAGGCAAAATCCTCCAGCCGGCTGAACTGGCCGCGGTCGCGAATCTGCCGAAGAAAGAAGTGCTCGTTGCCATGTTGCTGTCGGCCATGCAAGGGCCGATTCGTGGCGTCGTCTATACGTTGAGCGCGGTCTTGTCGAAGTTTGTGCGAGTCATTGCAGCCATTCAAGATAAACGGAAAGGAGAAGGGGACATGCCGGCTACGGAAGGAAAATTGTCGCAAGAGGAATTGATCAAGGCGATCGAAAGCATGAGCGTGCTCGATCTTGCCGAACTGGTGAAGGGGCTTGAGGCGCGGTTTGGCGTCACGGCGGCAGCGCCGGTCGCAGTGGCTGCGGCTCCGGCGGCGGGCGGCGGGGCGGCTGCTCCTGCCGAAGAGAAAACGGCATTCGATGTGGTTCTTGCATCGGCACCGGCCGACAAGAAAATCCAGATCATTAAGGTGGTGCGTGAGCTCACGAGTCTCGGCCTAAAGGAAGCCAAGGACCTCGTGGAGGGCGCGCCGAAGCCGGTCAAGACCGGAGTGGCCAAGGAGGAAGCCGATACGATGAAGAAGAAGCTCGAAGAAAGCGGTGCGAAGGTCGAAATCAAGTAA
- a CDS encoding DNA-directed RNA polymerase beta subunit has protein sequence MSETTLQEFVERKDFSRIRTNIDIPDLIEIQKRSYEEFLQFEVESERRKDHGLQAALASVFPIPDYNNTAVLEFSSYTLGTPKYDERECLEQGMTFAVPLKLRVRLVVLDKEDKGPRKKVLDVREQEVYVGELPLMTERGTFIVNGTERVVVSQLHRSPGASFTHDKGRTHASGKVLYSARIIPYRGSWLDFEFDARDILYVRIDRRRKMPATILLKAFGFSSDDLLKMYYPVEEIRVSNGKMFRKLDPEIHHGLRCSAEVTDKGGKEPLVREGARLTKGLIAKLKASGVKEIPLLPTELVGRAVLTELVDSKKNKLAEKNQRLTAEMVEHIVESDVEEFKVIYLDMATATPVILDTLEMEKIGSKEEAMVEIYRRLRPGETPSVDTARALFDNLFLNSKRYDLSPVGRLKLNKKLGLDLPLEQRTLTAQDIVEVIRYLVNLKIGKGEIDDIDHLGNRRVRSVGELLENQFRLGLVRMERSIKERMNLLDMETVLPHDLINAKPVVAAVKEFFSSSQLSQFMDQTNPLAEITHKRRLSALGPGGLTRERAGFEVRDVHPSHYSRICPIETPEGPNIGLITSLATYARINQFGFIEAPYRKVVKGRVTDEIEFLSAIEGDKYIIAQANSKLDGAGRLVSETVSCRHGGDFVLATPDKIEYMDVSPKQVVSVATALVPFLEHDDANRALMGSNMQRQAVPLVTSEAPLVGTGMEAVVARDSGYVIQARRAGVVESVDATRIVVRADSKDGKRGKDSGLDVYDLIKFQRSNQNTCITQTPVVRIGQPVKKGQVLGDGPAIDHGELALGKNVLVAFMPWGGYNFEDAILLSEKLVREDAFTSIHIEEFEVEARDTKLGKEDVTRDIPNVGEEALRNLDESGIIRIGAEVKPGDILVGKVTPKGETQLTPEEKLLRAIFGEKAGDVKDTSLTVPPGVEGIVVDVKIFSRKGLDKDERSKSIETDDQMKLQRDHHEELRIIDEEKTKKIRKLLLGKVVGRDLMDPESGDVILKKKGKLTAEVLRRLPDDTVRHIILSDSDEQKELEDVERRAKEQIEILQTLYDEKVGRLKRGDELPPGVIKLVKVYIAMKRKIQVGDKMAGRHGNKGVVSRVLPEEDMPYLPDGTPVEIVLNPLGVPSRMNVGQILETHLGWAAKALGIQVASPVFDGAAEKEIKDLLKKAKLPVSGQSQLIDGKTGEPFGSPVTVGYMYVLKLHHLVDDKIHARSIGPYSLVTQQPLGGKAQFGGQRLGEMEVWALQAYGAASTLQEFLTVKSDDVPGRSRMYEAIVKGEPFLEPGLPESFNVLVKELQSLGLDVELVKTQD, from the coding sequence ATGTCCGAAACGACGCTACAAGAATTCGTCGAGCGGAAAGATTTTTCTCGTATTCGAACCAACATCGATATTCCGGATCTGATCGAAATTCAGAAGCGCTCATACGAAGAGTTTTTGCAGTTCGAGGTCGAATCGGAGCGTCGGAAGGATCATGGATTGCAGGCGGCGTTGGCCAGCGTGTTCCCGATCCCGGATTATAACAATACGGCCGTGCTTGAATTTTCGAGTTACACCTTAGGGACACCAAAGTACGACGAGCGCGAATGCCTAGAACAAGGTATGACCTTCGCGGTTCCGTTGAAGCTGCGTGTCCGCCTGGTGGTGCTCGATAAGGAGGACAAGGGACCTCGCAAGAAAGTGCTCGATGTGCGTGAGCAGGAGGTCTATGTCGGTGAATTGCCGCTCATGACCGAGCGGGGAACCTTCATCGTCAACGGGACCGAGCGAGTCGTCGTTAGTCAGCTTCATCGTTCGCCGGGTGCGTCGTTTACGCATGATAAGGGTCGAACCCATGCAAGCGGCAAGGTATTGTATTCCGCTCGGATTATTCCCTATCGGGGCTCATGGCTCGATTTCGAATTCGATGCGAGGGATATTCTCTATGTGCGGATCGATCGCCGCCGAAAAATGCCGGCCACCATTCTGCTGAAAGCATTCGGTTTCTCGAGCGACGACTTGCTGAAGATGTACTATCCTGTGGAAGAAATTCGCGTGTCGAACGGGAAAATGTTCCGCAAGCTGGATCCCGAGATCCATCATGGACTTCGGTGTTCCGCCGAGGTGACGGACAAAGGCGGCAAGGAACCGTTGGTGCGGGAAGGTGCCAGGTTGACGAAGGGGTTGATCGCCAAACTGAAAGCCTCGGGAGTGAAGGAGATTCCCTTGCTGCCTACGGAGTTGGTAGGGCGCGCCGTTCTTACGGAATTGGTCGACTCGAAGAAGAACAAGTTGGCGGAGAAAAATCAACGATTGACGGCCGAGATGGTCGAGCACATCGTTGAAAGCGATGTGGAAGAATTCAAGGTCATTTATCTGGATATGGCGACCGCGACACCGGTGATTCTTGACACCTTGGAGATGGAGAAAATCGGGTCGAAGGAGGAAGCGATGGTCGAAATCTACCGTCGCCTCCGTCCCGGTGAGACGCCGTCCGTCGATACGGCGAGGGCACTGTTCGACAATCTATTCCTGAATTCCAAGCGTTACGATTTGTCTCCGGTCGGCCGGCTCAAGCTGAACAAAAAACTCGGTTTGGATTTGCCGCTCGAGCAGCGTACTCTGACCGCTCAAGACATCGTGGAGGTCATCCGCTACCTCGTCAATCTGAAGATCGGCAAAGGGGAAATCGACGATATCGATCACTTGGGTAATCGCCGCGTGCGGTCCGTCGGCGAACTCCTGGAAAATCAATTCCGTCTGGGTTTGGTGCGGATGGAGCGAAGCATCAAGGAGCGCATGAATCTTCTTGATATGGAAACGGTGCTGCCGCATGACTTGATTAATGCCAAACCCGTTGTCGCGGCGGTCAAGGAGTTTTTCAGCAGCAGTCAACTGTCGCAATTCATGGACCAAACGAACCCACTGGCCGAGATCACGCATAAACGGCGCCTGTCGGCTCTTGGTCCCGGCGGACTCACGAGAGAACGGGCCGGCTTCGAAGTTCGAGACGTGCATCCGTCCCACTACAGTCGTATTTGTCCGATCGAAACGCCGGAAGGCCCCAATATCGGATTGATTACCTCGCTGGCGACCTACGCACGGATCAATCAGTTCGGATTCATTGAGGCACCCTATCGGAAAGTCGTCAAGGGACGTGTGACGGATGAAATCGAATTTCTCTCGGCGATCGAGGGTGATAAATACATCATCGCCCAAGCCAACTCAAAATTGGACGGAGCGGGCAGGTTGGTATCGGAAACCGTCTCCTGCCGGCACGGTGGAGACTTTGTCCTGGCCACTCCGGATAAGATTGAGTACATGGACGTGTCGCCGAAGCAAGTGGTGAGTGTCGCGACCGCGCTCGTTCCGTTCCTGGAACATGACGATGCCAACCGTGCGCTGATGGGCTCCAACATGCAGCGCCAGGCGGTTCCCCTCGTGACGTCCGAGGCGCCTTTGGTTGGGACCGGAATGGAAGCGGTGGTGGCGAGGGATTCCGGGTATGTCATCCAGGCTCGGCGAGCGGGCGTCGTGGAAAGCGTCGATGCCACCCGCATCGTGGTGCGGGCCGATTCAAAGGACGGCAAGAGAGGGAAAGACTCAGGGCTGGACGTCTATGACCTGATCAAATTCCAGCGATCGAATCAAAATACTTGCATTACACAGACTCCCGTCGTTCGGATCGGCCAGCCGGTCAAAAAAGGGCAGGTCCTAGGAGATGGACCGGCGATTGATCATGGGGAGCTCGCGCTGGGCAAGAACGTTCTTGTGGCGTTCATGCCGTGGGGGGGGTACAACTTCGAGGACGCCATCCTGCTCAGCGAAAAATTGGTTCGCGAGGACGCCTTCACCTCGATCCACATCGAAGAGTTCGAGGTCGAAGCCAGGGATACCAAGTTGGGGAAAGAGGATGTGACGCGGGATATCCCCAATGTCGGAGAAGAGGCGTTGAGGAATTTGGACGAGAGCGGGATCATCCGCATCGGTGCGGAGGTCAAGCCGGGCGATATTTTGGTGGGAAAGGTGACGCCCAAAGGAGAAACCCAACTGACGCCGGAAGAGAAGCTGCTCCGCGCGATCTTCGGTGAGAAGGCCGGCGATGTGAAGGATACATCATTAACCGTGCCTCCGGGAGTGGAAGGCATCGTGGTCGATGTCAAAATCTTCTCCCGCAAAGGACTCGACAAGGATGAGCGTTCAAAGAGCATCGAGACCGACGATCAGATGAAGTTGCAGCGTGATCACCACGAAGAGCTTCGGATCATCGATGAAGAAAAGACGAAGAAGATTCGGAAGCTGTTGCTCGGCAAGGTGGTCGGTCGCGATCTGATGGATCCTGAGAGCGGCGATGTCATTTTGAAGAAGAAGGGGAAACTGACGGCGGAGGTACTCAGGCGATTGCCGGACGACACGGTGCGGCATATCATTCTGAGTGATTCTGATGAGCAAAAAGAACTGGAAGATGTCGAGCGACGGGCGAAAGAGCAGATTGAAATCCTCCAGACGCTGTATGATGAAAAGGTAGGACGCTTAAAGCGAGGGGATGAGCTGCCTCCCGGTGTCATCAAGCTCGTCAAGGTCTACATCGCCATGAAACGCAAGATTCAGGTCGGAGACAAGATGGCCGGCCGGCACGGCAATAAGGGTGTCGTGTCGAGAGTGTTACCGGAAGAAGATATGCCTTATCTGCCGGATGGGACTCCGGTGGAAATCGTGCTCAATCCTCTGGGGGTGCCGTCACGTATGAACGTCGGGCAAATCCTGGAGACCCACCTTGGATGGGCGGCTAAGGCTTTGGGTATTCAAGTGGCCAGTCCCGTCTTCGATGGCGCTGCAGAGAAGGAAATTAAGGATCTGCTGAAAAAGGCCAAACTGCCGGTGAGCGGCCAGTCACAACTCATCGACGGCAAGACCGGTGAACCGTTCGGAAGTCCGGTCACTGTCGGGTATATGTATGTGCTGAAGCTTCACCATTTGGTGGACGACAAGATCCATGCGCGGTCAATCGGTCCCTATTCTCTCGTGACCCAGCAGCCTCTGGGCGGCAAGGCTCAGTTCGGAGGTCAGCGGTTGGGAGAAATGGAGGTCTGGGCGTTGCAGGCTTACGGGGCGGCATCGACTCTGCAAGAGTTCCTTACCGTCAAATCAGACGATGTGCCGGGTCGATCACGCATGTATGAAGCGATCGTCAAAGGTGAGCCGTTCCTCGAGCCCGGGTTGCCTGAGTCGTTCAATGTGTTGGTCAAAGAATTACAAAGCTTGGGACTCGACGTAGAGTTGGTCAAGACACAAGACTAA